A single Halarcobacter anaerophilus DNA region contains:
- a CDS encoding Spy/CpxP family protein refolding chaperone, which yields MKTKVLAAVALTALLGTGLYAYNGDMKGMKTGVCPTNKMYNPMMKKNKKAGSFGVLGLVRQLNLSSEQIKDIQKIRQDMMKNRVKPSVAFTKNGFDKDKYMEIMKQKRDNMLESKAEMVDKVYKILTPKQKEQLKVLIDLREDRMVSMMDKRMNFDKNCNGRR from the coding sequence ATGAAAACAAAAGTTTTAGCAGCAGTAGCGCTTACAGCATTATTAGGAACAGGTCTTTATGCATATAACGGGGATATGAAAGGTATGAAAACAGGAGTATGCCCTACAAATAAAATGTATAATCCAATGATGAAAAAAAATAAAAAAGCGGGCAGCTTTGGAGTTTTAGGTTTAGTAAGACAGTTGAATTTATCTTCGGAACAAATTAAAGATATCCAAAAAATCAGACAAGATATGATGAAAAACAGAGTAAAACCGTCAGTTGCTTTTACAAAAAACGGTTTTGACAAAGACAAATATATGGAAATAATGAAACAAAAAAGAGATAATATGCTAGAATCAAAAGCTGAAATGGTTGATAAAGTATATAAAATTCTTACACCAAAACAAAAAGAGCAACTTAAAGTTTTGATTGATTTAAGAGAAGACAGAATGGTTTCAATGATGGACAAAAGGATGAATTTTGATAAAAATTGCAATGGTAGAAGATGA
- the mfd gene encoding transcription-repair coupling factor, translated as MNSIYEFLKNLNDEKNLKKCQLLVVNDDRQAQIASDIVSFLGFKAFTLADFRANFGDDLLSFSTELQDITKALNDFYSYKKENKILISPIRTISFAMPKQSCFDSFEISFADSLNIEELKNKLYNWGYYFVDIVTSESEVSIRGDIIDICPLGSEVGYRISLFDDEVESIRKFDIEDQKSFKEEIESFKITPAFLALSQEKLEEINEEIEKVESDAFIKDIHSLGFWYLDELGEYLPSKLNSYITQEALEELDEVYVFEDKRINKDKFLTLPQIYRAKNYQEVAPANLKEFLTFHEDKKVTIISSSEAKVKAFDLDLSNKDINYVFDSFIINLVGNNEVIISLNKEIKKRRKKRIKLVLDELQNGDFVVHEKHGIGQYQGIEPVVVMGAKRDFVVITYAGDDKLLLPVENIDLIDRYVADGSSYAVVDKLGKGSFAKLKEKVKDKLFAIANDIIKIAAARELVNGIKINTQKKILEDFALSSGFTYTKDQKRSIKEIFEDLSSGRVMDRLLSGDVGFGKTEVAMNAILAVVLDGFQALFVCPTTLLASQHYYSMKKRFDAFGIKMAKLDSKTSTKEKNRIKKDLQEGTLQLVVGTHSIIGVKTKNLALVIIDEEHKFGVKQKEKLKELREDVHIFSMSATPIPRTLNLALSKLKGMSSLLTPPSERLGVRTYVKEYSDKLIKEIVLREKRRGGQLFYVHNNIASIEAKKADILELLPNIKVEIIHSKIKPADAEKIIDKFENKEFDILLATSIVESGLHLPNANSIIIDGADRFGIADLHQLRGRVGRSDKEGFCYYVVEDKKKITNDAIKRLVALESNSYLGSGTALAHQDLEIRGGGNIIGEAQSGHIKQIGYGLYLKMLEDALSTLSGETKEKSKTVDIKLAISAYISSDYIHEDRVRLELYRRLSKCQSKDEVYVIEEEMEDRFSKPDTPTKQFLDLIIIKILAIAKAIKTVSSYEMNITFVKADDTKETIKSPSKDDDDIIATTLTYLRK; from the coding sequence GTGAATAGTATTTATGAATTTCTAAAAAATCTAAATGATGAAAAAAATTTAAAAAAGTGTCAACTTCTAGTCGTAAATGATGATAGACAAGCTCAAATAGCTTCTGATATAGTCTCTTTTTTAGGCTTTAAAGCTTTTACTCTGGCAGATTTTAGAGCAAATTTCGGAGATGATTTACTCTCTTTTTCAACTGAACTTCAAGATATAACAAAAGCTTTAAATGATTTTTACTCTTATAAAAAAGAGAATAAAATTTTAATCTCGCCAATTAGAACTATCTCCTTTGCTATGCCTAAACAGAGCTGTTTTGACTCTTTTGAAATCTCCTTTGCCGACAGTTTAAATATAGAAGAGTTAAAAAACAAACTTTATAACTGGGGATACTATTTTGTTGATATTGTAACTTCTGAATCGGAAGTTTCCATAAGAGGAGATATTATTGATATCTGTCCTTTAGGAAGCGAAGTCGGATACAGAATATCTCTTTTTGACGATGAAGTTGAGAGTATAAGAAAGTTTGATATAGAAGATCAAAAATCTTTTAAAGAGGAAATAGAATCTTTTAAAATAACTCCCGCATTTTTAGCTTTAAGTCAAGAGAAGTTAGAAGAGATAAACGAAGAGATTGAAAAAGTAGAATCGGATGCTTTTATTAAAGATATCCACTCTCTTGGATTTTGGTATTTAGATGAGTTAGGAGAATATCTTCCTTCTAAATTAAACTCATATATCACTCAAGAGGCTTTAGAAGAGTTGGATGAAGTTTATGTTTTTGAAGATAAAAGAATAAACAAAGATAAGTTTCTAACTCTTCCTCAAATTTATAGAGCCAAAAACTATCAAGAAGTTGCTCCTGCAAACCTAAAAGAGTTTTTAACTTTCCATGAAGATAAAAAAGTAACAATAATCTCCTCAAGTGAAGCAAAAGTAAAAGCTTTTGATTTAGATCTTTCAAACAAAGATATAAATTATGTTTTTGATTCTTTTATTATAAATTTAGTCGGGAACAATGAAGTTATAATCTCTTTAAACAAAGAGATTAAAAAAAGAAGAAAAAAGAGGATAAAACTTGTTCTTGATGAGCTTCAAAACGGAGATTTTGTAGTTCATGAAAAACACGGAATAGGGCAATATCAAGGAATAGAACCTGTAGTTGTGATGGGAGCAAAAAGAGATTTTGTAGTTATAACTTATGCAGGGGATGATAAACTTCTTCTTCCTGTTGAAAACATAGATTTAATTGATAGATATGTAGCTGACGGAAGTTCTTATGCTGTAGTTGATAAACTAGGGAAAGGAAGTTTTGCCAAACTAAAAGAGAAAGTAAAAGATAAACTTTTTGCAATAGCAAACGATATTATAAAAATAGCAGCGGCAAGAGAGTTAGTTAACGGTATAAAAATAAATACACAAAAAAAGATTTTGGAAGATTTTGCTTTATCTTCGGGCTTTACTTATACAAAAGATCAAAAAAGAAGTATAAAAGAGATTTTTGAGGATTTAAGTTCGGGAAGAGTTATGGACAGGCTTCTTAGCGGAGATGTAGGTTTCGGTAAAACGGAAGTTGCTATGAATGCAATTTTAGCAGTCGTATTAGACGGTTTTCAGGCACTTTTTGTTTGTCCTACGACACTTTTGGCTTCGCAACACTATTATAGTATGAAAAAAAGATTTGATGCCTTTGGCATTAAAATGGCAAAACTAGACAGTAAAACTTCCACAAAAGAGAAAAATCGAATAAAAAAAGATCTGCAAGAGGGAACCTTACAATTAGTTGTAGGAACTCACTCTATAATAGGAGTAAAAACAAAAAATCTTGCTTTGGTCATAATAGATGAAGAACATAAATTCGGTGTAAAACAAAAAGAGAAACTAAAAGAGCTTAGAGAAGATGTACATATTTTTTCAATGAGTGCCACACCTATTCCTAGAACTTTAAACTTAGCACTTAGCAAACTAAAAGGGATGAGTTCACTTTTAACTCCTCCAAGTGAAAGATTAGGTGTTAGAACTTATGTAAAAGAGTATAGTGACAAACTTATTAAAGAGATTGTTTTAAGAGAAAAAAGAAGAGGCGGACAGCTTTTTTACGTACACAATAATATAGCTTCAATAGAGGCAAAAAAAGCGGATATTTTAGAGTTGTTACCGAATATAAAAGTTGAAATAATACACTCAAAAATAAAACCTGCAGATGCAGAAAAAATCATAGACAAATTTGAAAATAAAGAGTTTGATATTCTTTTGGCTACATCTATTGTAGAATCAGGGCTTCATCTTCCAAATGCAAACTCTATTATAATAGACGGTGCAGATAGATTCGGAATAGCAGATTTACATCAATTAAGAGGAAGAGTCGGAAGAAGCGACAAAGAGGGATTCTGTTATTACGTAGTTGAAGATAAAAAGAAAATCACCAATGATGCTATTAAAAGATTAGTTGCCCTTGAATCAAACTCATATTTAGGAAGCGGAACAGCCTTGGCTCATCAAGACTTGGAAATCAGAGGCGGTGGAAATATTATAGGTGAAGCCCAAAGCGGTCATATAAAACAAATAGGTTACGGGCTTTATCTTAAAATGCTTGAGGATGCTTTGTCGACACTTAGCGGTGAAACAAAAGAAAAAAGTAAAACCGTTGATATAAAACTTGCTATTTCAGCATATATAAGCAGCGATTATATCCATGAAGACAGAGTAAGATTGGAACTTTACAGAAGATTATCAAAATGTCAAAGTAAAGATGAGGTTTATGTAATTGAAGAGGAGATGGAAGATAGATTCTCTAAACCTGATACTCCTACCAAACAATTTTTAGATTTGATTATTATAAAAATTCTTGCAATAGCAAAAGCAATAAAAACAGTAAGTTCATATGAAATGAATATAACCTTTGTAAAAGCAGACGATACAAAAGAGACAATAAAAAGTCCAAGTAAAGATGACGATGATATTATTGCTACAACATTAACATATTTGAGAAAATAA
- a CDS encoding response regulator — protein MSDKIYDIAIIDDETEILSMLQKFLTKTGKYKVSTFSNPVVALNSIEKDKFDLILLDIMMPQMDGLAALEKIMEKSPSQKVCMITAYSTLDKVLKSHKEGAINYVMKPFSSLQALDSKIQKILNS, from the coding sequence ATGAGTGATAAAATTTATGATATTGCAATAATTGACGATGAAACGGAAATTTTAAGTATGTTGCAAAAATTTCTTACTAAAACAGGAAAATACAAAGTATCGACTTTTTCAAATCCCGTTGTTGCTTTAAACAGTATAGAAAAAGATAAATTTGATTTGATTTTATTAGATATTATGATGCCTCAAATGGATGGTTTAGCCGCTTTAGAAAAAATTATGGAAAAAAGTCCTTCTCAAAAAGTGTGCATGATAACGGCTTATTCTACGTTGGATAAAGTTCTTAAATCCCATAAAGAGGGTGCAATTAACTATGTAATGAAACCTTTCTCCTCTTTACAGGCTTTAGATAGTAAAATTCAAAAGATATTAAATAGCTAG
- a CDS encoding methyl-accepting chemotaxis protein, translating into MFFSNSKIKDEEISQLKKEIEKLKSESNKKDEKIQNLEEKLSTTVSKEEVNILQKDLDIYKEMAGFSQSEGLMVFDKNENIFFRNKNTIEHEVDETTVLEAVKDKSQRVILNDCEASVMSKEFGDYLIVSLKQTSIHDKKEGGLLERHNKNMTNSLTTTQEAYLSLLDELKSMMVEARDTAKGSTKGLNLTNDIVNDTENLHKEIEVEHEVVSSLVAKSKDISDVINIIQEIAFQTNILSLNAAVEAATAGEAGKGFAVVAQEVRNLANRSAHAATQIKTVVDLIQAETVKIQGSSENVASVVNETKSRVLILSDLMNNFQRNSNRAVFEVESISNKIFINLAKLDHVIYKNNLYQLIFGGEHNFNPVDHHNCRLGKWYDTGLGKEEFSMVPSYKNLERCHSIVHDEANSLAKECSGHSVSCSKQLIETKIELVENASEDVFTYLDNILEEKNNLIMKEAASKLFDN; encoded by the coding sequence ATGTTTTTTTCCAATTCCAAAATAAAAGACGAAGAGATTTCTCAACTAAAAAAAGAGATAGAAAAATTAAAATCAGAATCAAATAAAAAAGATGAAAAAATTCAAAATTTAGAAGAAAAACTCTCAACTACTGTTTCTAAAGAAGAAGTTAATATTTTACAAAAAGATTTGGATATATACAAAGAGATGGCTGGTTTCTCTCAAAGCGAAGGTTTAATGGTTTTTGATAAAAATGAAAATATTTTTTTCCGAAACAAAAATACGATAGAGCATGAAGTTGATGAAACAACCGTTCTTGAAGCAGTAAAAGATAAAAGCCAAAGAGTTATTTTAAATGATTGTGAAGCTTCTGTTATGTCAAAAGAGTTTGGTGATTATCTTATCGTATCGTTAAAACAAACCTCAATTCATGATAAAAAAGAGGGCGGTTTGTTAGAACGGCATAATAAAAATATGACAAACTCTTTAACTACGACGCAAGAGGCATATTTAAGTCTCCTTGATGAACTAAAATCAATGATGGTTGAAGCAAGAGATACGGCAAAAGGTTCTACAAAAGGTTTAAATCTTACAAATGATATTGTAAACGATACGGAAAATTTACATAAAGAGATAGAAGTAGAACATGAAGTCGTCAGCTCTTTAGTTGCAAAAAGCAAAGATATTTCAGACGTAATAAATATTATTCAAGAGATTGCTTTCCAAACAAATATCCTTTCGTTAAATGCAGCCGTAGAAGCGGCAACGGCAGGGGAAGCAGGGAAAGGTTTTGCAGTAGTTGCACAAGAAGTTAGAAATTTGGCAAATAGAAGTGCCCATGCAGCTACTCAGATTAAAACCGTTGTTGATTTGATTCAGGCAGAAACCGTAAAAATTCAAGGCAGTTCGGAAAATGTGGCAAGTGTCGTAAATGAAACAAAAAGCAGAGTTCTAATTTTAAGTGATTTAATGAATAACTTCCAAAGAAATTCAAACAGAGCTGTTTTTGAAGTGGAAAGTATTTCAAACAAAATCTTTATAAATCTTGCAAAACTAGACCATGTTATTTATAAAAACAATCTTTATCAACTAATCTTCGGAGGTGAACATAACTTTAATCCTGTAGACCATCATAATTGTAGATTAGGGAAATGGTATGACACGGGATTAGGAAAAGAGGAGTTTAGTATGGTTCCTTCTTATAAAAATCTTGAAAGATGCCATAGTATAGTACATGATGAAGCAAACTCTTTAGCCAAAGAGTGTTCAGGACACTCGGTATCTTGTTCTAAACAGTTGATTGAAACAAAAATAGAACTTGTAGAAAATGCAAGTGAAGATGTATTTACTTATTTGGATAATATTTTGGAAGAGAAAAACAATCTAATAATGAAAGAAGCGGCTTCAAAGCTTTTTGATAACTAA
- a CDS encoding ArsS family sensor histidine kinase: MNRESIFFTITISFLISIVLVVISFGILMIGNQKRVEHYLVEKYRPISQVILRQHHRKGLNDEFYENLKSLNFHMILDKGKINSVTYNPKTNVLAQRSYKDMLFRVLQVNDRQFLYLKKGRNTYLVEDKNEKTIDSKIYIILGFAIILITLILSFLVTLRKLMPLKILKDKVSTLGDENFDFECCNTNRKDEVSLLANEFKLSAKKLKKLKEARNVFIRNIMHELKTPITKGKFLTELERNEENYEKLKEVFNRLESLINEFASIEELISSSKNIEKKHYFLDDIIDNAKDILMLEEEEVDEKYKNVKIDVNFKLFSIAIKNLIDNAIKYSDDKKVVIKNEGEDIIFENSGKPLEYDLEKYYEPFFANEEKRKNSFGLGLYIIGNILKANDYTLEYEYKDEKNIFRCKKEEK, encoded by the coding sequence ATGAATAGAGAATCAATATTTTTTACAATCACCATAAGTTTTTTAATATCTATTGTTTTAGTAGTTATAAGTTTCGGTATTTTAATGATTGGAAATCAAAAAAGAGTAGAGCACTATTTAGTTGAAAAATATAGACCGATTTCACAAGTTATTCTAAGACAACATCATAGAAAAGGTTTAAACGATGAGTTTTACGAAAACTTAAAATCTTTAAATTTTCATATGATTTTAGATAAAGGGAAAATCAATTCCGTAACATATAATCCAAAAACAAACGTATTGGCACAAAGAAGTTACAAAGATATGCTTTTTAGAGTTTTACAAGTAAACGACAGACAGTTTTTATATCTAAAAAAAGGTAGAAATACATATTTGGTCGAAGATAAAAACGAAAAAACAATAGATTCTAAAATTTATATAATTCTAGGTTTTGCAATTATACTAATAACTCTTATTTTATCTTTTTTAGTTACTTTGCGAAAACTTATGCCTTTAAAAATATTAAAAGACAAAGTAAGCACTTTAGGTGATGAAAATTTTGATTTTGAATGTTGCAATACAAATAGAAAAGATGAAGTCTCTCTTTTGGCAAATGAGTTTAAATTAAGTGCGAAAAAACTAAAAAAACTAAAAGAGGCAAGAAACGTATTTATCAGAAATATAATGCATGAGCTGAAAACGCCTATTACAAAAGGTAAATTTTTAACCGAACTTGAAAGAAATGAAGAAAATTATGAGAAGTTAAAAGAGGTTTTCAACAGGTTAGAATCTTTGATAAATGAGTTTGCGTCTATTGAAGAGTTAATCTCTTCTTCTAAAAACATAGAAAAAAAACACTATTTTCTTGATGATATTATAGATAATGCAAAAGATATTTTAATGCTTGAAGAAGAGGAAGTTGACGAAAAATATAAAAATGTAAAAATTGACGTAAATTTTAAACTCTTTTCAATAGCAATAAAAAATTTAATAGATAATGCAATTAAATACTCAGATGATAAAAAAGTTGTTATTAAAAACGAAGGTGAAGATATAATCTTTGAAAACAGCGGAAAACCTTTAGAGTACGATTTGGAAAAATATTATGAACCTTTTTTTGCAAATGAAGAGAAAAGGAAAAACTCTTTTGGTCTGGGACTTTATATAATAGGCAATATTTTAAAAGCAAATGATTATACATTAGAGTATGAATATAAAGATGAAAAAAATATTTTTAGATGTAAAAAGGAAGAAAAATAG
- a CDS encoding response regulator transcription factor: protein MIKIAMVEDDLELADVLTQYLKQYNIEVTNYEEPFLALSSLKIEKYDLIILDLTLPGMDGLDVCKEIVKNFNIPIIISSARSDITDKVTALQLGADDYLPKPYDPRELEVRIKTILRRFNHNNEDIKEEKTKLFNLDTDKKEITKEGKYIKLTAAEYEVLSLMIKREGFVISREDIFENSDLLNSDYENSGSLAVIINRIRHKIEDNPKEPKYLHTIRGMGYKFTNE from the coding sequence TTGATAAAAATTGCAATGGTAGAAGATGATTTAGAACTAGCGGATGTTCTAACTCAATACTTAAAGCAGTATAATATTGAAGTAACAAACTACGAAGAGCCTTTTTTGGCTCTAAGTAGTCTTAAAATAGAAAAATACGATCTTATAATCTTAGATTTAACGCTGCCGGGAATGGACGGTTTAGATGTTTGCAAAGAGATTGTAAAAAACTTTAATATCCCTATTATAATTTCAAGTGCAAGAAGCGATATCACGGATAAAGTAACGGCTTTACAGCTTGGAGCCGATGATTACTTGCCAAAACCTTATGACCCGCGAGAACTTGAAGTTCGCATAAAAACTATTCTTAGAAGATTTAATCACAACAATGAAGATATAAAAGAAGAAAAAACAAAACTTTTTAATCTGGATACGGATAAAAAAGAGATTACAAAAGAGGGAAAATATATCAAACTCACAGCAGCAGAGTATGAAGTCTTATCTTTAATGATAAAAAGAGAAGGCTTCGTAATAAGCAGAGAAGATATCTTTGAAAACTCTGACCTTCTAAATTCAGATTATGAAAATTCAGGCTCTTTAGCCGTTATTATAAACAGAATAAGACATAAAATAGAAGATAATCCAAAAGAGCCGAAATATCTTCATACAATAAGAGGAATGGGGTATAAATTTACAAATGAATAG
- a CDS encoding DUF445 domain-containing protein → MNKSDITNIFTILLLAFGYANDNELLYTIGIFAFSGAITNTLAIYMLFEKVPFLYGSGIIEKKFEVFKTSIHDLIMNQFFSQENLKKFYEVEFSSAKKSIDFEKILNKTDFTPAYDSLKEAVMQSSFGNMLGMFGGESALEPLKEPFVEKLKKSIIEISKSNSFQTILNETLKSEDLNEDIHKKISLIVNKRLDELTPKMVKQLVQNIIKEYLGWLVIWGAVFGGLIGFLSTLID, encoded by the coding sequence GTGAATAAGTCTGATATTACGAATATATTTACAATCTTACTTTTGGCTTTCGGCTATGCAAATGATAATGAACTACTTTATACCATAGGAATTTTCGCTTTCAGCGGTGCTATTACAAATACTTTGGCTATTTATATGCTTTTTGAAAAAGTTCCTTTTTTATACGGTTCGGGAATTATCGAAAAGAAATTTGAAGTTTTTAAAACCTCAATCCATGATTTGATAATGAACCAGTTTTTTTCACAAGAAAATCTGAAAAAGTTTTATGAAGTAGAGTTTAGCAGTGCAAAAAAGAGTATTGATTTTGAAAAAATTTTAAATAAAACAGATTTTACCCCTGCATATGATTCATTAAAAGAGGCTGTTATGCAGTCAAGTTTCGGTAATATGCTTGGAATGTTCGGAGGTGAATCTGCTTTAGAACCTCTAAAAGAACCCTTTGTCGAAAAATTAAAAAAATCAATAATAGAGATCTCAAAAAGCAACTCTTTTCAAACAATTTTAAATGAGACTTTAAAATCAGAAGATTTAAATGAAGATATTCATAAAAAAATAAGTCTTATCGTAAATAAAAGATTAGATGAATTAACACCCAAAATGGTAAAACAATTAGTTCAAAATATTATAAAAGAGTATTTAGGCTGGCTTGTAATATGGGGTGCTGTTTTTGGTGGATTGATTGGCTTTTTAAGTACATTAATAGATTAA
- a CDS encoding BaiN/RdsA family NAD(P)/FAD-dependent oxidoreductase has product MVFDIAIVGAGASGLMLASLIKNKSVCLIEANEKIGQKIKVSGGAKCNITNEKVSSSNYLGDKEFIEDILKEFSNKELLNFLNKNRLFPKVNPKIVKGTYFCQSSQEVIDMFSSLTTHVKKYLKTKVLDISFEKNFFIKTNKNIIEAKKVVIASGGLSFESLGASSIAFDIAQKFGHNIIKTSPALVGFTVQKEQFWFKNLSGISAKVEIKIDKKSFYGSLLFAHKGCSGPVILNSSLYWQKGKILIDFLPNEKIEKFLKGNKKISTAFPLAKRFMTEFLKSIDIEDKAVSQLTKEEKNKLSILKNYEFCPAGTFGYSKAEVTKGGICTQEINHKTFESLKQKNLYFIGECLDITGELGGYNFQMVFSQAVKCANFLNE; this is encoded by the coding sequence ATAGTATTTGATATTGCAATAGTAGGTGCAGGAGCCAGCGGACTGATGCTGGCTTCTTTGATTAAAAACAAATCGGTTTGTTTAATAGAAGCCAACGAAAAAATAGGACAAAAAATCAAAGTAAGCGGTGGAGCAAAATGCAACATCACAAATGAAAAAGTCTCCTCTTCAAACTATTTGGGAGATAAAGAGTTTATAGAAGATATTTTAAAAGAGTTTTCAAATAAAGAGTTATTAAATTTTTTAAATAAAAACAGGCTCTTTCCAAAAGTTAATCCCAAAATAGTAAAAGGAACATATTTTTGTCAATCCTCCCAAGAGGTAATTGATATGTTCTCTTCTTTGACGACTCATGTTAAAAAATATTTAAAAACAAAAGTTTTAGATATAAGCTTTGAGAAGAATTTTTTTATAAAAACAAATAAAAATATAATTGAAGCAAAAAAAGTAGTAATTGCAAGTGGAGGTTTATCTTTTGAAAGTTTGGGAGCCTCTTCTATAGCTTTTGATATTGCTCAAAAGTTTGGTCATAATATCATTAAAACAAGTCCTGCCTTAGTAGGTTTTACTGTTCAAAAAGAGCAGTTTTGGTTTAAAAATTTAAGCGGAATTTCTGCAAAGGTTGAAATAAAAATAGATAAAAAATCTTTTTACGGAAGTCTTCTTTTTGCCCATAAAGGCTGTTCGGGACCTGTGATTTTAAATAGCTCTTTATATTGGCAAAAAGGAAAAATATTAATTGACTTTCTGCCAAATGAAAAAATCGAAAAATTTTTAAAAGGGAACAAAAAAATAAGTACGGCTTTTCCTTTGGCAAAAAGATTTATGACAGAGTTCTTAAAATCTATTGATATAGAAGATAAAGCCGTCAGCCAATTAACAAAAGAGGAAAAAAATAAATTATCGATTCTAAAAAATTATGAATTTTGTCCTGCGGGAACTTTCGGATATTCAAAAGCAGAAGTTACAAAAGGCGGAATCTGTACCCAAGAGATAAATCATAAAACATTTGAGAGTTTAAAACAAAAAAATCTTTATTTTATAGGGGAGTGTTTGGATATTACAGGTGAACTTGGAGGTTACAATTTTCAAATGGTTTTCTCCCAAGCAGTAAAATGTGCTAATTTTTTAAATGAGTGA
- a CDS encoding GNAT family N-acyltransferase: MIDVQKEIEKKFPKVAQKPNFLSKSLIKIAKKVIHENSINEFLEKNSHLKGFEFVDAVLDYFEFDYTVSSNDIQNIPATGKVVIIANHPLGALDALSLLKLVGTVRNDVKIVANNFLVGIDALKPLFIPIDNYKKRQSKKDIQKVYEALNEERAIIIFPAGEVSRAGAKGVKDPIWNKGFLNFAINSNSPILPIYIGGKNSKAFYTISLINKTFSTLLLSNEMFKKKSTNINIKIGEIIPNENIKPRGLDKKVIVSLYKKHLYALKKGKKSYFITQKAIAHPQKKDDILKELKKSKLLGETADGKKIYLYDYEDDSVVLKELGRLRELSFRKVGEGINQKRDTDKYDIYYQHIVLWDENDLEIVGSYRIGNGNFINENIGKKGFYSNTLFRYSEKFEPFLKDSIELGRSFVQPKYWGTRALDYLWYGIGAYLKAHPHIKYMFGPVSISGSFPSLAKDMMIFYYNHYFSSKEEIVEAKLPYQYSCHIKDLKDAFLLDDKKKDFKTLKSTLNSMGVAVPTLFKQYADICEDGGVKFLSFNVDPDFSNCVDGFILVEVEKIKRSARKRYIDEQ, encoded by the coding sequence ATGATTGATGTGCAAAAAGAGATTGAAAAAAAGTTTCCCAAGGTTGCCCAAAAACCTAACTTTTTAAGCAAATCCTTAATAAAGATTGCAAAAAAGGTGATTCATGAAAACTCTATAAATGAGTTTTTGGAAAAGAATTCACACTTAAAGGGTTTTGAATTTGTTGATGCTGTTTTAGACTATTTTGAATTTGACTATACCGTTTCCAGTAATGATATACAAAATATTCCAGCAACAGGCAAAGTAGTTATTATTGCCAATCATCCTTTAGGTGCTTTAGATGCTTTGTCCCTTTTAAAATTAGTTGGAACAGTTAGAAACGACGTAAAAATTGTCGCAAACAATTTTTTAGTCGGGATTGATGCTTTAAAGCCTCTTTTTATTCCAATAGATAATTATAAAAAAAGACAGTCGAAAAAAGATATTCAAAAAGTTTACGAAGCTTTAAATGAAGAGAGAGCCATAATCATTTTCCCTGCAGGAGAAGTGAGCCGTGCAGGAGCAAAAGGAGTTAAAGATCCTATTTGGAACAAAGGATTTTTAAATTTTGCCATAAATTCAAACTCACCTATACTTCCTATTTATATAGGAGGAAAAAATTCAAAAGCATTTTATACGATCTCTTTGATTAATAAAACTTTTTCAACCCTTCTTTTATCCAATGAGATGTTTAAAAAGAAATCTACAAATATCAATATAAAAATCGGAGAAATTATTCCAAACGAGAATATAAAACCGAGAGGTTTGGATAAAAAAGTTATAGTAAGTCTTTATAAGAAACATCTTTATGCTCTAAAAAAAGGGAAAAAATCCTATTTTATAACACAAAAAGCTATAGCTCATCCGCAAAAGAAAGATGATATTTTAAAAGAGTTAAAGAAATCAAAACTATTAGGGGAAACAGCTGACGGTAAAAAAATCTATCTTTATGATTATGAAGATGATTCTGTTGTTTTAAAAGAGCTTGGAAGATTAAGAGAACTTAGTTTTAGAAAAGTAGGAGAAGGAATAAATCAAAAAAGAGATACCGATAAATACGATATATATTATCAACATATAGTTTTATGGGATGAAAACGATTTGGAAATAGTAGGTTCATATAGAATTGGAAACGGTAATTTTATAAATGAGAACATAGGTAAAAAAGGTTTTTATTCAAATACTCTTTTTAGATACAGTGAAAAGTTTGAACCTTTTTTAAAAGACTCTATAGAACTGGGACGAAGTTTTGTTCAGCCCAAATATTGGGGCACAAGAGCCCTTGATTATTTATGGTACGGAATCGGTGCATATTTAAAAGCACACCCTCATATTAAATATATGTTTGGTCCTGTCTCTATTTCGGGAAGTTTCCCCTCTTTGGCAAAAGATATGATGATATTTTATTATAATCACTATTTTTCAAGCAAAGAAGAGATTGTTGAAGCAAAACTGCCTTATCAATACTCTTGCCATATAAAAGATTTAAAAGATGCTTTTTTGTTAGATGATAAGAAAAAAGATTTTAAAACTCTAAAATCAACATTAAACAGTATGGGTGTTGCAGTTCCCACACTATTTAAACAGTATGCAGATATTTGTGAAGACGGCGGAGTCAAATTTTTAAGTTTTAATGTTGATCCTGATTTTTCAAATTGTGTTGACGGCTTTATTTTAGTTGAAGTTGAAAAGATTAAAAGGAGTGCAAGAAAAAGATATATTGATGAGCAGTAG